From the genome of Pelobates fuscus isolate aPelFus1 chromosome 6, aPelFus1.pri, whole genome shotgun sequence, one region includes:
- the LOC134566032 gene encoding homeobox protein not2-like, producing MVHTSMYPGFMPSVPVPAACPVAPNGHHQPKLPFSIDSLLNRNDKSAPRLSLEMPSWQTSSVPLYSQPFLPCTPSVPLGCSFDMMSRHQPMLIYAPKARYPSITPQHQPMSLLEPPCPCASPYCQGKGMTYYHCGNSPMETQDSWKKAQLKMKRVRTVFTAEQLERLEREFNKQQYMVGTERVELAASLNLNEAQVKIWFQNRRIKWRKQSQEKKRSKLSPSEDIHDDSANETAESSVDES from the exons ATGGTTCACACATCGATGTACCCAGGCTTCATGCCCTCAGTGCCTGTGCCAGCAGCTTGTCCTGTCGCTCCAAATGGACATCATCAACCCAAGCTACCCTTCAGCATTGACTCCTTGCTCAACAGGAACGACAAGTCAGCTCCCAGGTTATCTCTGGAGATGCCCAGCTGGCAAACCTCCagtgtgcccctctacagccagCCTTTCCTTCCTTGTACACCTTCTGTGCCCCTTGGGTGTTCCTTTGACATGATGTCTCGCCATCAGCCCATGTTGATCTATGCTCCCAAGGCTCGCTACCCTTCCATTACTCCACAGCACCAACCAATGAGCCTCCTGGAGCCACCATGTCCATGTGCCAGTCCCTACTGCCAGGGAAAAG GAATGACATATTATCATTGTGGCAATAGCCCCATGGAAACCCAAGACTCgtggaagaaggctcagttgaaGATGAAAAGAGTCCGCACCGTGTTTACTGCAGAACAGCTTGAAAGGCTGGAGAGGGAGTTTAATAAGCAGCAATATATGGTGGGAACAGAGAGAGTGGAACTGGCAGCTTCACTGAACCTTAATGAGGCCCAG GTTAAAATCTGGTTTCAGAATCGTCGAATCAAGTGGAGGAAGCAGAGCCAAGAAAAAAAGAGGTCCAAGCTGTCTCCATCTGAGGACATCCATGACGATTCAGCAAATGAAACCGCTGAGAGCTCAGTAGATGAAAGTTAA